TGGTTTTTTTGCAACCTCGATGATAAAGAGACTTTTTTGCAAAGACAAGGTTGTTGAATTTGAGTTATATATGTGTAGCTGACTTTTAGGTCAATTAAGCCATGTTGTAGTAGTATTTGTTGCTATAGTagttgtaggcatataaattttataggaattaaatttgtaaaatagttggactttattttaaattcaagatatattagtacaaataaatttattgggctaatataattggattaattataagtccaatatatatggattaaataaataagtcttaatccattgggctagtcCATTTAGTTGGGCTACAAATGATGAACCCATTTCATTAGGCCCAATATGCCATCCTCCTAGAGGCCcaatttggtgccacgtgtcaaatgacgtggcacgccaagtcaaacggaagagccaataggatcgtgccatgtgtcaaaatgacaaggcatgtcaaGTCAAATTAAACGTCCAATGAAATTGCGCCACATATGCCAGTGACatattctggccaatcaaatgtggTCTTGTcatacttcaatttgattggtcggaaagagtttattcttatcataactcttccctcccacaactataaataggggtcttcattaCTTagaaagacaccagaagttaaaataaaaagcaagaaagagctcgtggatcaaacgctgtaAATTCCTCcataagtttcaagcttcaagcaatcaagttcaagtttaacaaatcaagttcaagcttaagaacaaagaacaaatcaagattcaaggagtacaagttcaaatcaaagttcgtactagttgaattcaagatcatcattcgtgacaacaaatataggttcaagatcaagctcaaaggcccttgaatttatttactattgaaaagaaaaattatatgattcatagagattgtaacactcaaattacttgaaatcaaatactacgattgttgcgatatttttcggtcttgattttattttctccacgtaatttattgtctacaatagTATTTGTTGCTTTCCAGTCATGTTCTGCAGATTTGATGATGTTAGTGTAGTAGTATTTGTTGGTCAGTTTTTTCCCTTAGTGTATGATGATGTTGGTGTAGTAGTATTTGTTGGTTAGTTGTTTCCCTTAGTGTATGATGATGTTGGTGTAGTAGTATTTGTTGCTTTCCCTTACTAGTATATGTTCTGCATATTTGATTGTTCTAAATGGCATGTTGAATAACTAAGTCATTTAATTCCTTTCAATCCAATTCATTTGACATAAAAGATAGTAGCAAGTGTAAAAATGAAAAACTTACATTCCAGTCATAAAAATGGATAACTGGATaactgaaaaactgaaattgAAAAGGGAACAAAATGGACAACAATGAACTGACCATTCATCAACAAACATTCACCTTGATTCAATATTCATAATGTAACAACTATCAACATTCATAAAGTGCGTTTAAAAAAGATAACTGGATACCATATTATAACCCCAAAAAGATGTCAACACCTAATTATAACATGGCAACCAACTATCACAACCAAAGAACCACAACCAAAATATAAAGTTTACTTTCATGGCAGTAATTACAACACTTCCAAAAATTTACATCATAAAAGTTCACTAGAAGCAAATTTCCATCACTTCTGCTCCTTACCACTACCCGTTCTTGCTTGCAACTTGGTCAGCCTTTGTCTGTTCAACTGATTTCCAGTGATGGCAGAATTTCCCAGCCATGTTATGCCTTTTGCTGAGAAAGTAAGCTTCGATGGCTGACTTACACCACTTGAATCACCAACAAATTCAATTTGTCTAGTTGCAGCGGGTACACTTTACTGCCTCAGCTGGAGTCTTGTCCTTGCTTCTGAGATACTCTTTGGTCTTATAGTTATGTCAGGCTCAGGTTCAGAGTTAGGGATCTCAAAATCTGGACATTCATTGCTAGTTGGAAGCTGCCTTTGAACTGCAGGGGTTGGCATAAACACAAAGTTGCTGGATTCACTAGCTTGACTGTTTTGACTTGGCTGGGGGTGCTGATAAATGAAAGTGATCTTCAGTTAGGATATCTGCAATAGCTGGGGATATATGTTGTTTATCATCAGGTTCATCAATCAAAgttctttgtttttgtttctgCTTTCCCCTTGTTTTGCCACCCATTGGTTATTTTCCTTTAGAGTGCTATTATCAACATACACAATTATATGTTAGAACAAGGCAGAATAAAATAAAAGCATAAATTTATTATTCAAGAGATAGATTACCTTGGCACATCCCCTAGCATTATGTCCAAGTTCTCCACATTTATTACATGTCATTACTCTCCCTTTCCTGGATTGAGACCATTGCCCTTGCCTATTAAGGGACTCATTTGTCTCTTGTTCTTTTTACTTTTAACCTGCTAGCCATTCTTACAAACTCAGGTCGTTCCATATTCTGCGAGGGGTCTATCTTCCAAACCTTTTCTCCTCTCATAGGTTGTAACTTATGAGAATAAGTTTGGAGATATGCCTCTTTGGAAAGGTACCAGTGAATCTCACTTAAAGGGTCAATCTTCTTGTATAGTAGGGCACAAATTGCATGAGGACATGGGATTCCACAAAGGTCCCATGTCCTGCAAGTGCATTCTTTTGCCCCCAGATTCACAATGTGCCTATCATTACCTTCTGTCACTTCATAACCTTGGTCAGCATTGACATTCACATGACACTTTTGTGCAATCCTCATGAATTGGTTATACAAATTTAGAGTCTTGGGACTGTATTCATACCTTCTGCATATCCGAGATAAAAGTGATTCCTTCACCCATCTTAAGGTCCAGTGACATTTGTAGATGACTTAAAAACCAGTTCCATGtaacttttatttctttttccacAATAGCCCAAGCTAATGGATAAAACTGGTTTGAAAAGTCTTGACCAACTGCCACCAAAAGCTGAACCTTAACTTTCCCTTTCAAAAAAGTTTCATCCAACCATATAAAGGGCCTCAACCCACTCTTGAAACCCCATATTCATTGCATGAAAACATATGTACATCCTTAGGAACCTTCTCTTGACTTCGGCAAGAGCATCCTTTAATAAGTTAACTATCACATCACTTCCAGGATTACTAAACTTCAATTCATTAACATATGCTACCAGCTTATTATATTCATCAGTAAAACTCCCTTCAAGACTCTCCAAAATCAATCTCTTTGCCCTCTTACACTTTGCCTCACTAACATTTATATTAAATACAGCCTTCAAGCTTGCCCTCATCTCTCTAAccttaatttttggatcatcttgTAATCCTCTCTTGAAGTATATAGCAATGGTCTTGGCATTAACTCTATGATTATCATATGCAGGTTCACAAGTGTGCTCTGAATTTAGGGTCTTGAATTTAGCCCCATCCCCTGAAGAATTCCTAGATATGTGACATACAAAAGGGCAGTCAACTTCACAAATGTACCTAAGCCTAGTTGGGTCACTTTTAAGTTGCTCTAACCCACAACCATTTGCATGgtcaaaaatatttatcacttTCCTAACTTCAGCAATATCTTTGAATGTCATGGACCTTTCCAACTCGTTATAGTCAGTCAATTTATCATTAATGTCTCTCTTCTTTTGTGTAAAAAGTTTCTCTAGTCTATCAGAATCATAGTTTGAAGAAACAACATATTCATTATCATCACAATTATCACTTTCATCACAATCAGTGGCAGCTTCAAGTTCATCAGATTCAtcatactcattgtgatggaTTATATTAGGTACATTAATACTTGGCTCACATTCCTCTATAACAaatatattaataaaattaaactgGTTGTTAACAAAGTCCAATAAAGTCTTAATGCCATAATCACCTTCTATATCATAGTATGTACCAGAAGGACCATTAACTATCAGTTGTTGGACTCCTATATATCCCAAGATAGAAACATATTCATCCACTAAATCATTATAGGAAAGCAAGTCAGAGTCAAAACCTTGCTTGGTGTGCACAAATTTTCTTGAGCATGCCACGAGTTATTTCTTGACCCACTCTCCACCATGATGAAAGACCAAATCCAGCAGGACCATTGTCAGTAAACTGCAGAATAAAGAATATACATATTTAAGATACTAAAATCacttaaggtaaaaaaaatatagaaacagTATAAAATACAGACTAAAACCAgacaacataaataaataaagactaaTGGAAGGCAAAAcaaaatagaataatagaagGTACATAGATAAAGGCAAATAAAGGCATAAAGGCAGAATAAAATAGAAGGTACCACACATTAAATAAGTCAGTCAACTTCAATAAACTAATAGATGTCACCATGGATATGGGGGACCATACATTAAAGTATTAAAGTAACAAATAAAGTGTCCCCTGCCCCACCCTCTAATAAACAACGTAGAAAAGAACAAATGAAGGCCAATACAAAAAATCTGATTCACTTAttttatacaaaaaaaatcaaaggaagttgggaccacaaaatattaaaattgaaacCCTAAACCACCAAAGGACTTTTCAATACCAAGAAAGTATAAACCAGATATGAGGCACAtgcaaacaaaaataacaaaattacgGTTTAATAATGAAAAACCACATGCAACTGAATACAAATGCAAAACACACACCTACCAGCTTGAAATTATCgacaaagaaagggagaagtGAAAACCCTAACCAACCAAGAACAATTCTGAAAACTTTAACTCCAATAAATAACAAATTCAAAACCCTATGACAACTATACTTCGGTTACACACACCTATCAGCTTGAAATAATTTATAAAGAAAGGAGGAACTGAAAGCCCTAACCAACCAACAACAAATCTGAAAGGGATTTGAAACCCCAGTAAAACTTCACTTCACTTACATACAAGAAAGAGATAAAACTAACAGAAACATCAAGTTTTTTGGAATAACTTCTTACCTTTGCTTGAAATCGGCACTGGACGCAAGGATTCTACAGACGGGTTTGGTTCTCTCGTTTTCTTTCAAGTACTAGAAGGTTCGACCAAATGAAGGCCTCTACTCGTTTTACACGGGTTATTTCTATTTATTTAGTGGGCAAACGGTAACGGGTTACAGGTCAAAATTTTGGGAGTGAAATTGGGTCAATCTAATTTGGGAGCCGAATTGGGGCTTTCAACTTAATGGAAAGCTGACTTGGTAGTTGACGTGGAAAAAATGGAGTGGGTCAACTGTCACATTGACCATCCGTTAGGGTTAGGGGCAATTACATTAACTTTGTTAACGGTAGGATGGGTTTTGGACGTAAAGTAAAACGGAGGACAAACGTGTACTATTTACAATAGTACTGGGGCAATAATGACCTTttttctaatcttatccatcccGCCACAACTCTCGAGGGTAGTACAAGAAAAATCACACACTAGCATATATTACCAAATCTCAAGTTGGGCGCTTACTACCTTTTTTAAGTTCTCGCATATTATGAGAATATGATCTGAACGTAAACTAATCGTAAAAGTCTCATCCTGCTATGTCTATCCTTTACATCGGACATGCACGATTTctttaataaattgaaaaattaagAGAGGTCAAGTTTCTTATTTTTCCTATAAATATCTATTAGGCTACAACATTTACCGACAATTATTTCTTTTGCTAATTTATTTTGTCCTGTTGGTCCTTTTCCTCTTTTTAAGATAATCTTCAATGATTTTGCCTTACATTGATTTCTTGCGGTTAAATTTTCAACATATAATAAGTTATATCCTATTTATATTTACAGTATACAAATAACAAATAAGTCTTACCATAATATATGCTAGAAGTTTCCAAACAGCTCTTCTAATGCAGCTTTCTAACATGGCATTGGCAAGAAATGACGCAAAGATACTACACCAGGCAAATTTCTGCCTGCAACCTCTTGTAACTGCATCCATATATTAGAGACAAGGTGTACCTGTCATTGGCATGAAATTAAGCAAATATACCACATGAAAAGATCTCTAACAAGGCTTACACTGATGAGGAGATCATCAGAATTCTTTTCACTCAGAGGAGTATAACAGCTGAAAGCACTGTGAAATGATGATAATGATCAACCAGGAAATACTAACAAGGTAGAGACCATCCTCGGTTTTTCTTGAACAGAAGTTCCTCCTTTGCTTTTATTCAGCAGTAAGCAGAAGAGAACTAAAATTCCATTATTTGCTAGAATCAGTTTCGACATCTTGTTTCTTTCTTGGATATAGATCAACTGATCAAGCCAACTGGAGCAAAATGAACAGGCCAGGTGTTCCCAGGATTGCCAGTTTATAAGCTGCTACAACAGTTCAAGTGTTCAACAGAGAAATGCTCAGTGGCTAACTACTCtgaattttgtagcaaattaAGAATATTAACACATCAAAATTAACATTCTTCAATCTTAAATGCCATGAAGTGCTCACTGGTCAGAAAGTAGCTGAAATTTGGCAGAGACACTGCAGATCAGCATGATAGCCATTTGACGTGATAACACTAATGAAATAGTGCTTTTCCCACCAGGTTGTTTGCGCACACCGCCAAGGTGATCCCTTGATTCAATTTTTCCATCAGAAAATATATCACTGCCACTCATTTCTTTCAGCTTAGCGCTGCTCAGTGGCTTCTCTGCGGATCCAGGAGGAATATCTCCCTTGAAAATGTCATTCCCCGTCAATTCTGCAAACTTCTGgttatgtattttctttgttgTCTTGCCAACAGGTTCATCATCAAACAAGATACTGCTTTGACCGCCAGCAGGCTACAGAATGCGGCAAGAGTAATGAGAGCCCATAATAGTAGAAGCCAAATAAAGAAAAGGATAACAACCAAGTCCAAATTCAGGTACAAgataaaatttgagaaaattagaCAGTAAACATCAATCTTAGTCAACATCAGACATTGTGGAGAAAATAGAACACTTGAGTAGTTGATTCTACAGGTACCACTATAAAAATGAGTCTTACTGGATTGCAActctttttgttctttgaattATTAAGCCACTGGAGGCGCTAAATCTAAGTAATTTGACCAATTCCCTTTTAAGTCTCAGGGTAAGGTTAAGAGCATCTTACTGGATCTTAACCTTTTCTTTTCTCAACTTTAAAGCACCTGAGGAATTTCATCAGTGTTAAAGAACACCAACATTGTCAGAACTCTTCATCATTTTGTTTCCTCAAATAAGGAAGGAATAATGAAACAAGCCTCAAAGACAACTCACATTTGAACCCATAACAGATGTGCGTACAGTTCGTGAGGCAAGTTCACCCATATCTTTGCTTTCTTTCGACTCCAAGGAGCGCGCAGCAGCCAGTGACCTAGTAGGAACATCTGGAGGAGGGCCAAAGATATCATTTCCACTAAGCTCCTTGGTCTTTGCATCGGATAGATGCTTCTTGATTTTGCTATCTGACTCACTTTCTAAGTTTCCACTCAACTCACGCTGCTTTGCCACTTCGGTCAGAGTGGTAGGCTTCTTTGGAGAAATGTTTTCTTCAGTACTGAATGAAATCTGGCTTATTCAATTTGTAGCTTGCTACAATGCACCATTAAAAATTTTGGTTAAATCGACATTCACCGATTTCCTAATTAGGTAGTATGCTCACACTGCTATGCCAGTGTAAATCATTTTCCTTGAAAGGAGAAAAGAAGTACCTGAATAATGCGCACTGATGTCCTACTGCTAAAACTGCCATCATCAGTTCTAGATTCTAATGTACCATCTTCACCACCAGCAGAAAATATATTGCTCAGTTTATACCCTGAACAAGGTTTCCTGAAGATAAGTTTCAACAAGACTCAGTGCAAAGGATCACAGTACATAACTTTGAAGTTGTTGTCGAGTCACTGGATTTCATTTCTTTACCAAACAGAACCTCTTGGTTCAATTTAATTATGAGTTAAGCCCTATTAAACTAAAGTGGGTGTCTGGAAACAAATATGTAAATTTTGGCCAGAATTTCAACAATATGTAAAATTGGAGGTTGGGAATCAGAGCAGAATCAGGTTTAAGATTAATGCTTGGCTAGACGGGGAAAGTCTAAAGAATCGCTATGTTGTATAGtatatcaaaaaataaataatgtagTATGTACAGTGGCTGAATGCTATATTGGGTCTGGTTGGCAGCTTGATCTCAGGAGGAATTCTAATGCCTGTGAATTAGATGAAATTAGTCAGGTAAT
The sequence above is drawn from the Nicotiana tabacum cultivar K326 chromosome 13, ASM71507v2, whole genome shotgun sequence genome and encodes:
- the LOC142168159 gene encoding uncharacterized protein LOC142168159 gives rise to the protein MNRTLVERVRRLLSEAKLPNTFWAEALNIVAYVINLSPVVALDGDVPDRVWFAKDVSYDHLRVSGFDSNLIRSHDAIFFKDQTIEDIDKAEKKGVDFDEIFSPVVKMSSIRVVLGLAAILDLEVEKIHTDENPSDMLTKVVVAHKYEFCRKLACMKPVNSIRIPPEIKLPTRPNIAFSHWYKLSNIFSAGGEDGTLESRTDDGSFSSRTSVRIIQISQISFSTEENISPKKPTTLTEVAKQRELSGNLESESDSKIKKHLSDAKTKELSGNDIFGPPPDVPTRSLAAARSLESKESKDMGELASRTVRTSVMGSNPAGGQSSILFDDEPVGKTTKKIHNQKFAELTGNDIFKGDIPPGSAEKPLSSAKLKEMSGSDIFSDGKIESRDHLGGVRKQPGGKSTISLVLSRQMAIMLICSVSAKFQLLSDQ